The DNA window TGAGTTAATATCCAATATCCATTTTCTGAGCCATCTAAAACAGCTGTAACTTTTTCTGCAACAGGTGCATGAAGTAAAATGTTTTTTTGTCCACTTACAACATCTCCCTTGCCATTATCTAAGGTCATATCAACCACACTATATCGTAATCCGTTTTGAAGATGATTTTCAACAGCATCAACAGTAAAAACATAAAACTTATTATTATTGTTTAAATCAGGTACAATAATTGAAGATTGTGCTGCTGAATAATGTCCCAATAAACCTGAACCATTGGGCATTACTTGATGAAAGCGATTCCATATTGTTGTTCCTTCTGTATAAAATAATAAATTTCCATTTAAATCGCAAATAGTTGCAACTCCTTCTATAGTATTAGTTTGTCCACCATAAATAGCAACAGGATGCCCCGTATTAAAAGTAATACCTGCATATTTACCAAAATACCAAATGTTACTATTATAATTATTTGCTTGAGAAAATAAGGAAACACTGAAAATAATTCCTAATAATACAGTTAGTAATGATTTCTTTTTCATGTGTATAAAATTTTTAAGTCGCTGATAATATTGATATTATAATTTTCGTTTTATTCATTTTCGGTTGGTCTCGTAAGAATTACGATATGTGCTTTCATCTTTTATTTTTTTAAGATGTAGCAAATTTACAATAAAATATTATTATGATCAAAATTTATTTCATAAAAAATATATAATCTTTGTTATATCTTATTTGTGTAGCTTTTGCATTTGAAATTTTTGAATAGTATTCAGTTATATCAACACCATTTGATTCTAATAAAAACCAATAAAATGTATCTATACCTACTGCTAATGATAATGTTGAAGCACCACCAAATCTACAATTACATTCAATTATATGAATATTTTTATTTTTGTCAATAATTGCTTGATAAACAGCATGACCGAATAAATTCAAATCATAACTTAATTTTTTGAAGAGTGTTTCGATTTCTTCGTTTTTAAATGTAGTTGTAATTTGCGATTCGCCATTAACAATCAAATCTCTTTTCCTTAAAACAACACCTTTACAAATATTTTTATTAGATATGTAAACATCAACACTAAATTCTTCTCCTTCTATGTAAGGTTGAAAAATAGGGTTAATTAGTTTTTTTGAATGATTTAGTGCGTCTTCAAAACTTACATTTATTGCAATATTTTGAGAACCTGCTCCATAACGTTCTTTTACAACAATTTTATGATTCTTTAAATTGTTAATATTATCAGTTGTAAATATTATCGGATACTTATTTGATAATATATTGTAAAACATTAATTTGTCAATACAAATATTAACAGTCTCAAAGTCAGATACCATTACATTAATGCCATTATTTTTTAAAATGTTTTTGTTTTTACTCCAGTAGGCTAATTCTCCATCTCTGGTAGGAATAATTGCAGTAATATTATTTTGTTTGCAATAGTTTATAACTTCTTCAATACCAAGAGTATCAATTTTGGGCATTTCCCAAAAATCATCAACAAAATATTTTGCTATGCAATTTTTATCAACATCACCACCAAATACTTTTATTAATTTGTTGATTTTTTGAGTGGCGTCTTTTACACTTTGAACAAGCGGAACTTTTTTTGAAATACTAGTTATTAAAACATTGCAAACAGGAGTTTTAGACTCATCGTATATTCCATTTCTTTGTTTTTCAAATTCAATTATTTCAGGAATGCTTTTTTCGAGTGTGTATTTCGGTTTCCAATTTGTTATTTTAACTAATTTTGAGATATTTGCTTGTGAGGCTTCGAAAGGGATGTTTTCATTTTTTTCAATAATTTGAGCATCAGGGAAATAATTTTTTAATATGGATATTATATCTTCAACTTTACGTGATTTTCCGGTTCCGAGGTTTACTATACCATTATAATCTGATAATGCAAGTCGAGCTAACCCTTCTGCAGTATCTTTTGCGTAAATGTAGTCGAAAATACCTTCTTTTTTATACAAGTAAATGGTTTCTTTATTAATGAGTGATCTAATCCATCTTGATATTACATCGCGAGAATTTCTACCATATCCTCTAAATATTCTAACACTGACTGTAGAAAATTTAGTTTCTTGAAATTGAGATAAAAAGTTCAATTCAATTTCGTGAGCTAATTTAGCCATTCCAGTTAAATTTCTTGGATTAATAGGGTGTTGTTCGCTTAGTTCAAAAGGAGTTTGCTGTGGTTCTCTAAACTGATAAAGTGATGGTTCATAAATTAAATAAGAAGAAGCAAATACAACTCTTTTTAATGATTCCAGGGGTTTTAATAAAGTCATTAAATGATGACTTAAATTAATATTATGTTGAAAATTTTCATCCCAAAAATTATAAGTTTCGGTTGAGCGTTCAAAAGTTGCAGCTAAATGAAAAAAAATTTCAGGTTTAAAGTCTTCTAATTCTTCTTTCGTAATGTAGTTTAAATCTCCTTGTCGATATATGATGTTTTGTGGCCATTCAATGGGGCGAGGTTTAAGATCACCAACAAATATTATAGCATCTTGACCGTGTAAAATTTTAACTAATTCATTACCAATAACTCCATTACCGCCACTTATAAATACTCTTTTGTTTTTAAATGTGTTTTCCATAATCTTGACTTATTATACTATGTATATGTGAATTTATAAACTTGTTTTCGAATAAAACATTTTGTCTTAAAGTTCCTTCATAAATAAAACCATTTTCTTCAAGAATTGATATATGGTATTTTCTAAATTCGTAGGTTTCTGTAAATAATTTGTTAAAGTTAAGTTCTTCAAAACAAATTGTTTTCATTAAAGTAATAAATATTGAAAAATCTTTTTTATAGATTGTATCATTTTTAGTTCTTTGAGTTTCTAATAAAAAAGATAATTCGGCTTTTTTATTTTCCCAGTCTAAATTCGTTAACCCGCCATATCCAATGCAAGTGTCTTTTAATAAATAACTAAATAAAATTTGTTTTGGAGTTATTTGTGAAAAAGAGGGTTCAATATAGTTATGATAATATTGTATTTGTTCATCTTTAGTAAGTAATTTATTTTGTCTTAATACAGCAATTTGTTCATTTCTCCAATTCATTATTAAAAACATGTCTTCTGCTCTATAAGGAGAAATAGAATATTCATTTAAATTATAATAAGACCTACTTAAACAAATATATTCCATCTTTATTTAGCTTTAAAAAAACCTATTATTTGCCTACCTAATCCTAAGTTCGCTAATGAAGAATAAAATTGTATAATAGAATCCATGTTTTTTGTGTTAAACATTAAATTTTGTATCAATATTCTTTGCAAATGAGCGTCCTTACCTTTAGTTTTATCAGATATATAATTTGAGGTATTGTTTAGCAAATTAAAATCAATAGGGAAATCACTTATGAGTAATTCTTTTGACCAGTTACAATAATTAGTAATATTAATTAATCCTTCCTTATTAAAATACGAAAGATGATCGGGATATACAATCCAAAATTGAGAATCAATAAATTTATTTTCATAGGCATAATTTTGAAGTATTGAAAAATCGTTGGGCACTTCAATTACTAAAATAGTGTTTTTATGGCTTAATGAATATAAATTATTTAAAAGATCTACTGGTGATAATACATGTTCTAATACATTATCAAGCCAAATAATATCAAAAGTTCTGTTTTTTTTCTTAAAGTTAGCAATAATTTCCTCAATGTCTCCTTCAATGAAAAACTTTTCACAATGCTTATTATGATTTTTTATTCCAGATATTGAAAAATCAATCCCTATTATATTTTGACTTAATTGGCTAAAATAGTTTAGTACCCATCCTTCTCCACACCCAACATCTAATAAAGAAAATTTTTGAGGTAGATTAACAATTTTTTTAATAGCATGCAATTTTAATTCGATACTATTGTTTATATAATTCATTTCTTCATTAGAATATTTTTTTTGATAATTACCTTTATCAAATTGATAATATTTATTTTTATAATAATTATTCAAATCTTCTTTTGTTGGTTTATTTTTTACTTCAAAAAAACCAAAATCGTTCTTTATTATATCAATATTTTTATCCATTTTTTAAAATTCTATATTTCATTTCAGCTATTTTCCAGTCTTCTTCGGTGTCGATGTCTTGCACTTCGCTTTCGGGGAGGATAATGGCTCCGGCGTTTTGTGCAAAGAAGCGTTTTTGTTTCATGAACTCGGATACACGCATCCAGTAAAATTGTCCGCTATCGTGGTAGGCTGGTTCAAGGTCTTGCGAGCGTTTAGTGAAGTTCTCGGGCTGAAACATCGAAACTTTGCCATTAGATAGTTTTAGTGCACGCTGGATGGGGTACGAAAAACGTACAATAGGGAAAACCGCTTCAAACGATTGATGGAGCATTAAATCGTATGCTTCTTTTATGCGTTTAGCATTTATAAACGGAGCGGTTGCCAATATACAGCATACATTATCGAATGTAATTCCCTTATTTTTGTAAGTGATTAGCACCTCTTCAACTACATCGCCAATATTGGCATAATCGTTAGCCGTTTGGGGTGATCGAAAGAAAGGCACTTGAGCACCATATTGCTTTGCTATTTGTGCAATTTCGGTATCATCGGTCGAGACCATGATTTCTGTGAATAGACCTGTTTGTTGAGCCGCCTCAATGGAATAGGCGATAATGGGTTTACCCAGAAAAGGTTTAATGTTTTTTCGAGGGATGCGTTTACTTCCTCCTCTTGCTGGTATAATGGCAATATTATTCATGTTTTTGGGCTAAAAAATCGTTGTATGCGATGGCAATTCCTTGACGCAATGGAGTTTTGTGTCTCCACCCCAAGCTATGAAGCTTAGATACATCTAAAAGCTTACGGGGAGTGCCGTCGGGTTTAGTTGTATCGAAGGTGAGTTTACCTTGATAGCCCACAACTTCTTTAACCAATTGTGCGAGTTCGGCAATGCTAACTTCTTCGCCGCTACCAATATTTACCCAACCGTAATCACTATAATTTTGCATTAGAAATACACAGGCATCGGCTAAATCGTCGGCAAAAAGAAACTCACGCTTGGGCGAACCGGTGCCCCAAACCACAACTTCGGGGGCTTGCTTTATTTTAGCTTCGTGAAAGCGACGTATAAGTGCCGGCAAAACATGCGAGTTTTCGGGATGATAATTGTCGTTTAAACCGTATAAGTTAGTAGGCATAACACTAATAAAGTCGCAACCATATTGATAACGATATGTGTCGCACAATTTTAGTCCGGCTATTTTGGCAATGGCATATCCTTCGTTGGTGGGTTCGAGTTCGCCGGTGAGTAGGTATTCTTCTTTCATAGGTTGCGGGGCAAATTTAGGATAAATGCACGAAGAGCCGAGAAACATTAACTTTTTAACTCCCGCAAGATAAGCTGCATGTATGGTATTGGCAGCTATCATTAAATTTTCGTATAAGAATTGAGCTTTGTAAGTATTATTGGCTAAAATGCCTCCAACTTTAGCCGCTGCAACAAAAACATAGTCGGGCTTTTGGGTTTTAAAAAAACGCTCAACTTGTTGTTGTTGAAGCAAATCAAGTTCTTGATGGCTTGCGGTAATGATATTATTATAACCTAATGCTTGTAATTTTCTGACAATAGCACTTCCAACCATGCCACGGTGTCCGGCGACATATATTTTTTCGTGTTTTTCCATTCACTTTTATTTAAAGCTCCGCCCTTTCAGTTACATGTTTGTAACCTACTTGGGCACTGTATCTATTTTATATTAAAGCACTTGCAGGTAATTTTTAGGTATTTGAACCACCAACGAAACAGGTAGTTCGGTAATCCTAAATAAAACCTTGTGCTTACCTTTCAACTCAATTACTTCGCCTTCGTAGCCCGAAAAAATGCCTTTTGTAACTTTTACTTTTTGACCAATTTCGATAGGAGTGGGGTAAGAGTTAAAAGAGTACGAAGAACTTGTAATAGCCTTGATCATATCCATTTCTTCGGGACTTATAATGGCAGGTTTGCCATCGAACCAAACATATTTAACAACTCCGGATATGAAAAGACACTCATGATAAGTCTTAGGGGTAACACGAACAAAACAATAGGAACGAAATAGAGGCTCTTGTACCCATTTTTTACGGTCTTTCCATTGGCGAAGTGTTTTTTGCAATGGCAAATAAGCTTCTATTCCTTTTTCGGTTAGAGCTGTAAATACTTTTTTTTCAAATCTCGAACGCACATACAAAGTGTGCCACTCTGCCATTGTTTTAACTTTTAAAGTTGCAGTAAAATTACTGAAAATTTTCATTTTTTAATATGACACTAAAATGGGTTATTAGGTTTCCCATGTTGAAAAGTTTTTGTATAACAATGTTTGAAATCTATAAATGCAAATTTTGATATGAAATATTTAATGTACATTTGTGTCAATTTTTAAAAAGTATTTTATATGAAAGCTTATGTATTTCCTGGTCAAGGTGCACAATTTCCTGGAATGGGTAAAGATTTATATGAAAATCATTCTTTAGCCAAAGAACTGTTCGAAAAGGCGAATGAAATTCTTGGTTTTCGCATTACCGATATTATGTTTAACGGTACCGAAGAAGAATTAAAGCAAACTAAAGTTACTCAGCCTGCAATTTTTTTGCATTCGGTCATATTAGCTAAAACCATGGGCGATGCGTTTAAACCCGAAATGGTGGCGGGTCATTCTTTAGGAGAATTTTCTGCATTGGTTGCAGCCGATGCCATGACTTTTGAAGATGGATTACAATTGGTAGCTGCTCGTGCTATGGCTATGCAAAAAGCGTGCGAAAAAGAACCTTCAACAATGGCTGCTATTCTCGGTATGGATGATGCTGTTGTTGAAGAAGTTTGTGCTTCAATAGATGACGTTGTTGTACCAGCTAATTATAATAGTCCTGGACAATTAGTAATTTCTGGCAGCATATCGGGTATCGACAAAGCCATTGCTGCATTACAACAACGTGGAGCTAAACGTGCTTTAAAGTTGGTTGTTGGTGGTGCTTTCCATTCTCCTCTAATGGAACCTGCACGTGTTGAATTGGCTGCTGCTATTGAAAAAACAAATATAAAGGTTCCAATTTGCCCTATTTATCAAAATGTTACAGCCCTACCTGAAACTCAACCCGAAAAAATAAAAGCAAACTTAATAGCTCAGCTAACCGCACCTGTTCGCTGGACCCAAACCATACAAAACATGATTAAAGACGGTGCTACCAGTTTTACTGAAGTTGGACCTGGACAAGTTTTGCAAGGATTGATTAAGAAAATAGACCGTAACGCTGTTATTGCTTAGTATTTCAGCAAAAAAGTATAGAAAATAGCAATGGACAAAAAACATTGCTATTTTTTTATTCTGCCTAAAAAGAATTTAAATTTTAAAAACAAGCTTTTGTTTTATGGCATTGCCGTTTAAAGCTATATTTAAAAGCAGAAATGAATTTGCAAAAACAAATAAGTATAATTAAATTTTTTGTAGATTTGAGAAAAAAGTTGTTATGTACATTTTATTGACCATTGTTATTGTTTTGTTGTTGATAATCATTGTATTAATATTTACTAAAAAAGAACAACAACAACCTGAAATTACCTCTAAACTTGAAATGTTAGATAAAGATTTGCAACGGTTAGAAAACCTGATACGCGATGAATTTACTCGTAATCGCGAGGAATCTCAAAAGTCATTCAAAGACAATCGCACGGAATTATCTCAAACACTAACCAACTTTAGTGATTTGCTTACCAAATCGGTTGGCAACATGAATAATACCCAGAAGGAACAATTTGAACAATTTTCAAATCGCATAAAAGAACTTAGCGACATTTTCAACGAACGATTTAAATCGTTTCAAGAACAAATGAATGTTCAACTCAAAGAAAATAAAGAAGATTTAACCCGAAGTTTAAAAGTATTTCAAGAGAGCTTTAATCAAAGTGTTAAAGACTTCAACGATATCCAGATTCAAAAATTCAGCGACCTTAGTCTTAAGCAAGAGCAATTAAAACAAGAAACCGAACAAAAGCTCGATAAAATACGCGAAGTAGTAGAAAAGAAACTTGAAAGTATTCAACAAGAAAACACAAAGAAACTCGACGAAATGCGTGCAACAGTGGATGAAAAACTCCAAACCACACTCGAAAAACGCTTGAGTGAATCGTTTAAATTGGTGAGCAATCGCTTAGAGCAAGTTCATAAAGGGCTTGGCGAAATGCAAAGCCTTGCTTCGGATGTAGGTGACCTCAAAAAGGTTCTTACGAATGTAAAACAGCGTGGTGTAATTGGCGAAATACAATTGGCATCTATTTTGGAAAACATATTATCGCCCGGTCAATACCAGAAAAATGTTAAAACCAAACAAAATTCGACCGAATATGTTGAATTTGCTATTGTTCTGCCCGGCAAAGACGAAAATGGTAAACCCGTATACCTCCCAATTGACTCAAAATTTCCCAACGAAGATTACATACATTTAGTAGATGCTTACGAAAACGCCAATACCGACGAAATAAAAAACTATACCATACGCTTGCAGAACGCTATACGCAAATCGGCAAAAGACATACACGACAAATATATAGAACCTCCTAATACCACTGATTTTGGCATTTTGTTCTTGCCGACCGAAGGGCTTTATGCCGAGGTAGTTCGTCAAGTAGGGCTTATCGAAGAATTGAATCGCACTTATAAAATCATTATTGCAGGACCAACTACATTAGCTGCCCTTTTAAATAGCCTACAAATGGGATTTAGAACTTTAGCTATAGAAAAGCGCAGTAGCGAAGTATGGAAAGTGCTTCAAGCCGTAAAAACTGAGTTCGGAAATTACAAAGATGTACTTATAAAAGCTAAGAAAAACATTGAAAAAGCTGGCGAAGAAATAGAAAAATTAGTAACCACACGAACCAATAAGATACAACAAAAACTAAGAGATGTTACAGAACTGCCCGAAGAAGAAGCAAAAAACATTTTAGATACAACCAACGTAGAAAGCTTTGACGAAATATCTGAAGATGAAAATTAAATACCTCTTTTATTTTTTTCTACTTTCGATAATTCCCGCTAAAGCACAATCTGTGCTTGATTCCTTAACTCAATTAGTTCACAATGCTTCGCATGATACTACTCGATGTCAATATCTACTTGAAATTGGTGACTTATATGAAAATCAAATTCCTGACAGTGCAATTTATTTTTATCAGCAAGCCGAAAAACTTTCGTGGAAAAATTTATTAAAAGTTAAGCTATTAAGCTCATCTGTTGCTAAAACTTTTGCCAACTTACATGCTAAAGCGCTTCGTTATAGGGCTATTGTACTGTTAAACAACAATAAAAAAGGACCTATAGTAGAATTACTTAATCGTTCGCTACTGTTTGAGAGGATAACGAAGAATAAAAAAGGCGAATCAGCCTGTTATTCTAACATAGGCGTTTTTTATCAAAACAGGGCTTTATACGAAAAGGCATTAGAATATTATTACAAAGCACTTTATTTAAGCGAACAAATACAAGACAAAAAAGGATGCGCCAATCTTTATAATAATATTGCCAATATTCATAATTATCAATACGAAAACAAAAAAGCTCAAAGTTATTATTTGAAAGCAATAAAACTATATAAAGAGCTTAATAACGATTATTTAGTGGCTCAAGGATACAATAATTTAGGTATTACATATAAAAATCAAAAAAAATATGGTATAGCAACTTCGTTGTTGAATCAAGCGTTGAATATTTACAAACAGTTTGAAGATATGGCAAGACAAGCTTCTTGCTATACCAATTTAGGAGTAATACAATACGAACAAAATCATTACGATTCAGCTATTGTTTATTACACAAAAGCCATAAGATTGTATGAATTGAAAAAAGATAGCGAGGGATTGTTATTAAATTATGTGAATATTTCCGAATGTCTTATTGCTAAATACGATTCTCTAACAATCAAAAATCAAGAACTCCTATTTTTAGCAAAAGATTATTGTAATAAGGCTTTAAAATTAGCATATAATAATTATTACATAAATGCAATTAGTTATTCGTTGATGAAAATATATGAACGGTTAAATAATAAATTAAAGGCATATGAATATGCAAAAATATACATAGCAACCAAAGACAGTCTTTTTTCTGAAGATAAAACCAAAGCTTTGGCACAAGCAGAGGCATTGTATAAAAACGAGAAACAACGATACATAATTGAAAAGTTTAATGCACAAAAAGCATTAAGCCAAAAAACGCTCGAAGCTCAACAAGCAACTAATGAAAAACAACGAACCATTATTGTTTCGGTCATAATAGGTCTTATTTTAGTAGGTGTGTTGTTGTTTGTTGTTGTATATTTTCTTCGTCTTAATCAAATTGCCAACCGAAAACTAACCATTAAAAATCATCAAATTACCAAACAAAAAGAAGAAATCGCTATTCAACGCGACGAAATAGCAAGCCAACGCGACATAGTAATGCAACAAAAAGCTCAAATTGAAGCTTATCATAAAGCATTAAAAGATAGTATTTATTATGCCGAAAATATACAAAAAGCAACTTTACCTGGAGAAAATCATTTAAATCAATTACTTAAAAATTATTTTGTTCTTTATTTGCCGCGTGATATTGTTAGTGGCGACTTTTATTGGTCTTTTTCTAAAAACAATTTTATTTACTTGGCTGTTGCCGATTGTACTGGGCATGGGGTTCCTGGATCTTTGATGAGTATGATGGCCATTTCTTACCTGAACGAGTTGATGCATTCGAAAGAGCAATTGCAAACCAACGAAATTTTAGATTTGCTTAGATCGCACATTATAAAATCGTTTGGAAAGAGCGAAAATTCGGATAAAATGAAAGATGGACTCGACATTGTTCTTATAGCAGTGGATAGAAGCAAAAAAATTTTATACTTTTCGGGAGCCAATAATCCTCTTTACATAGTTAAGACAAATAAAAATTCTTCATTTGTAACCCATCAACTTATTGAACTCATTCCAGACAAAATGCCAGTGGGTTTTCATACCCTTATGAAGCCATTTAGTCAACAAACCTATTTACTTGAAGACGGTGATATGCTTTATTTATCAACCGATGGATTTTCTGACCAATTTGGAGGACAAGAGGGTAAAAAACTTATGCGCAAACGTTTTAAAGAATTGCTACTAGAAACGGCCACTTTACCAATTACTGAGCAATGCAATTTTTTGAGACGAAAACTCTTAGATTGGAAAGGAAATTATCCTCAAACTGATGATATAACTGTTTTAGCATGGAAAATAAATGAATAGTTTAAATATCAATAATTTAGTTATTATAACCGAGCAATTTGAGGTTTTTATAAATAAAAATTAAGTCGTTAATTATTTTGTAATCTTTTGCGTACATAAAATTATATTCTTCGGCTTTGTTGGCATCAAAACTTATGGGGAGTACCGATTTCTTAATTTGTGGAAGTATATTGCTTTGTGGTTGGGCATAACCGACCCATGTTTTTAAGCCTAATAAAACGGCAAAAATATTTTTAACAAAACCGGCTTTTTGCTTAATGAAAAAGATAAAAATTGGTAAAAACAGCAAGAAAAATAAACCAATTGTAATATCGAGCAAACGTTTATTTCGCTTATTTATAGGTTGCGAAATAGAATTAATATAAATATCGAAAGTAGGTTCTTCTGAAAAGACTGTTTTGCTGCCAATGATAGCATCGCCTACAATTTTAAAGTCGAGATTATGGCTAGCAAAATACGCCATCTGTTCAATTATATTTTTAGGTGATATATCTTTAGAACAAAAAACAATTTCGTTTATTTTATGTATGCGAATAACTTCAGGCAAGTCATTTAAATTTCCAACTATTTCACTGCTTTTTTCATTATTTGGACTTACCCAAAGGATGGTATCGTACGATAACGAATTTTTTAGCAAAGATGATGTTCGAATATACTCGTCTTTGCTTCCAATTATTACAGCTCTTTTTCGTATATTTTGTCCGATATAAAAAAGTGGAATACGGCTATGTTTTAATAACCATCGGATTGCCGGGAATAGGGTAAACGAACCCATAATTCCCAAAAGTACAATAGCTCTTGAATATCTTAAATCTTCACTTAAAAGTGCATAAAGGCTTAATAGCAATAGACTACCTAAGGTTAATCCTTTAAAAAGACTCGACCAACGAGGTCGTTGAGCATACAAGCCAGAGTAATATAAAGCAAAGACTAACAACAGAGAATATACAGGTAAAACATATAATATAAACTTTTCGGGATATACACCCTCGTTGCCATATTTAATCTGTTCCCAAATTTGTGTAATAGCATACAGCAATCCAAAAAAGAAAATAAAATCAAACAGTGGTATTGCAATTAGTATAATGACACGTTTTAGCAATGATAAAAAAGCTCGAAGCCAAATCGCTATTTGAATAAAAAACGACATAATAATGCTTTGGTTTGAGCGAAAGTGTTTATTTGCAAAAATGGCCATTGCCGAATAAAACATACGTACATAATTAATACTTCCTTTTTTTGTGCTTTCGCCTTTGTAATGAATAATTGTTGTTCCGGGGAAATAATAATTCTTATAACCTGCTTGTTTTATGCGGAAAGATAAATCAACATCTTCGCCATACATAAAAAAAGTTTCGTCGAGTAAGCCAATACTATTAAGAACACTTTTTCGTAATAACATAAATGCACCCGATAAAACATCGACTTCATGGATAGAAAATTCGTCTAAATATCCTAAGTGATATTGATTAAAAAAAGGCGATTTTGGAAATAGTTTAGATAAGCCAGTAATTTTAAAAAATGCAACTTTAGGTGTAGGAAGCCCACGCTTCGATTCGGGTAGAAAATTGCCTTTGCCATCAATCATCCTAACGCCTAAACCTCCTGCGTCGAGACGATTGTCCATAAAAGTAATTACTTTTGATAAAGTGTCTTGTTCTAAAACGGTATCGGGATTTAAAAGTAAAATATATTCGCCTTTTGCTTGACTAATGGCTTGATTGTTTGCTTTAGAAAAACCAACATTGGTTTTATTTTCTATTAGTTTAACCCATGGAAATTGTTCTTTTATTAAGTAACAGGAACCATCAACCGAATGATTATCAACAACAAAAACCTCAACCGGTTGCCCCAAATTATCAATGGCCAATTTTAGCGAATGGAGGCATTGCGACAA is part of the Bacteroidales bacterium genome and encodes:
- the rmuC gene encoding DNA recombination protein RmuC, whose protein sequence is MYILLTIVIVLLLIIIVLIFTKKEQQQPEITSKLEMLDKDLQRLENLIRDEFTRNREESQKSFKDNRTELSQTLTNFSDLLTKSVGNMNNTQKEQFEQFSNRIKELSDIFNERFKSFQEQMNVQLKENKEDLTRSLKVFQESFNQSVKDFNDIQIQKFSDLSLKQEQLKQETEQKLDKIREVVEKKLESIQQENTKKLDEMRATVDEKLQTTLEKRLSESFKLVSNRLEQVHKGLGEMQSLASDVGDLKKVLTNVKQRGVIGEIQLASILENILSPGQYQKNVKTKQNSTEYVEFAIVLPGKDENGKPVYLPIDSKFPNEDYIHLVDAYENANTDEIKNYTIRLQNAIRKSAKDIHDKYIEPPNTTDFGILFLPTEGLYAEVVRQVGLIEELNRTYKIIIAGPTTLAALLNSLQMGFRTLAIEKRSSEVWKVLQAVKTEFGNYKDVLIKAKKNIEKAGEEIEKLVTTRTNKIQQKLRDVTELPEEEAKNILDTTNVESFDEISEDEN
- a CDS encoding tetratricopeptide repeat protein, yielding MKIKYLFYFFLLSIIPAKAQSVLDSLTQLVHNASHDTTRCQYLLEIGDLYENQIPDSAIYFYQQAEKLSWKNLLKVKLLSSSVAKTFANLHAKALRYRAIVLLNNNKKGPIVELLNRSLLFERITKNKKGESACYSNIGVFYQNRALYEKALEYYYKALYLSEQIQDKKGCANLYNNIANIHNYQYENKKAQSYYLKAIKLYKELNNDYLVAQGYNNLGITYKNQKKYGIATSLLNQALNIYKQFEDMARQASCYTNLGVIQYEQNHYDSAIVYYTKAIRLYELKKDSEGLLLNYVNISECLIAKYDSLTIKNQELLFLAKDYCNKALKLAYNNYYINAISYSLMKIYERLNNKLKAYEYAKIYIATKDSLFSEDKTKALAQAEALYKNEKQRYIIEKFNAQKALSQKTLEAQQATNEKQRTIIVSVIIGLILVGVLLFVVVYFLRLNQIANRKLTIKNHQITKQKEEIAIQRDEIASQRDIVMQQKAQIEAYHKALKDSIYYAENIQKATLPGENHLNQLLKNYFVLYLPRDIVSGDFYWSFSKNNFIYLAVADCTGHGVPGSLMSMMAISYLNELMHSKEQLQTNEILDLLRSHIIKSFGKSENSDKMKDGLDIVLIAVDRSKKILYFSGANNPLYIVKTNKNSSFVTHQLIELIPDKMPVGFHTLMKPFSQQTYLLEDGDMLYLSTDGFSDQFGGQEGKKLMRKRFKELLLETATLPITEQCNFLRRKLLDWKGNYPQTDDITVLAWKINE
- a CDS encoding glycosyltransferase, yielding MKLSVVIVNYNVKFFLSQCLHSLKLAIDNLGQPVEVFVVDNHSVDGSCYLIKEQFPWVKLIENKTNVGFSKANNQAISQAKGEYILLLNPDTVLEQDTLSKVITFMDNRLDAGGLGVRMIDGKGNFLPESKRGLPTPKVAFFKITGLSKLFPKSPFFNQYHLGYLDEFSIHEVDVLSGAFMLLRKSVLNSIGLLDETFFMYGEDVDLSFRIKQAGYKNYYFPGTTIIHYKGESTKKGSINYVRMFYSAMAIFANKHFRSNQSIIMSFFIQIAIWLRAFLSLLKRVIILIAIPLFDFIFFFGLLYAITQIWEQIKYGNEGVYPEKFILYVLPVYSLLLVFALYYSGLYAQRPRWSSLFKGLTLGSLLLLSLYALLSEDLRYSRAIVLLGIMGSFTLFPAIRWLLKHSRIPLFYIGQNIRKRAVIIGSKDEYIRTSSLLKNSLSYDTILWVSPNNEKSSEIVGNLNDLPEVIRIHKINEIVFCSKDISPKNIIEQMAYFASHNLDFKIVGDAIIGSKTVFSEEPTFDIYINSISQPINKRNKRLLDITIGLFFLLFLPIFIFFIKQKAGFVKNIFAVLLGLKTWVGYAQPQSNILPQIKKSVLPISFDANKAEEYNFMYAKDYKIINDLIFIYKNLKLLGYNN